In a single window of the Fusarium falciforme chromosome 3, complete sequence genome:
- a CDS encoding Zn(2)-C6 fungal-type domain-containing protein, translated as MSSPLHVDKPRACSNCSRAKAKCVWPATDDEDGEPETCQRCFKNSLVCSRSHSVSKRKRGKATQSKVIEQKLDNIMALLNRERNQPIEPPSSLPSNGFTSAVIQTSHQDMTSAPSLHSPASYPQQDAFINIVPGFQVSFTEAGQVLQEYMTEMLPQFPFVPLPSLDAYDLYKRKPLLLKTILWVCRPPTPEAYAAFEDWFRQHVAYQTVVLMNKSLEIIHALLVFFAWYGPLDDAPSEEFSLYTLCMKALCFSQNSYIARNDIFFYANSKDTSLLQLAIGLLADLGLHKRPSTTHPAFGSIVDDAADLRNDLQPQPGHSSDDRRAALGVYYIASIRCSILGKLSGVEYTSRLDECTRQLLQDQEYPTDLLLVNLVQIRQIAIKVNDAFGNTGDTLGDKTSGSVRAIVVASIRNELDTFTNSLPEHLQSNHLLRSHCAAVRIRLLEPANHGNRHDPLEPTHLRCRAMWDCLESTQALIDAFLLIPIESYPSLTFASILNLALAIIKAFRLLCVEDQAWDLHTAQTMYNLPDILQRLSKLFEEASRIGRPRCGIMANGRPLFCEYAESYKGIEHWYMSKVGVAHSDLMDSVVAHDGDQYKGFDFWNQLSDLTYGLGP; from the exons ATGTCTAGCCCCTTGCACGTGGACAAGCCCCGGGCTTGCTCCAACTGTTCCcgggccaaggccaagtgtGTCTGGCCAGCcactgatgacgaggacggcGAGCCAGAGACGTGCCAGAG GTGCTTCAAAAATAGCCTTGTATGTTCCAGGTCGCACTCTGTGTCAAAGAGAAAGCGAGGAAAGGCGAC TCAATCAAAAGTCATTGAGCAGAAACTCGACAACATAATGGCCCTGCTAAATCGAGAGCGTAACCAACCAATCGAACCCCCCTCCTCGCTTCCCAGCAACGGCTTTACATCTGCCGTGATACAAACATCCCATCAAGACATGACGTCGGCTCCATCACTACACTCCCCGGCATCATACCCACAACAAGATGCCTTCATCAATATTGTCCCGGGATTTCAAGTTTCCTTTACAGAGGCGGGTCAAGTGCTCCAAGAATACATGACCGAGATGCTCCCACAGTTCCCCTTTGTTCCCCTACCCTCTCTCGACGCCTACGATCTATACAAACGTAAACCTCTTCTGCTCAAGACCATATTGTGGGTATGCAGGCCTCCTACGCCTGAGGCTTACGCCGCGTTTGAGGACTGGTTTCGTCAGCATGTCGCCTATCAAACTGTCGTGCTGATGAACAAGAGTCTGGAGATTATCCATGCCCTTCTGGTATTTTTTGCTTGGTATGGACCCCTCGATGATGCGCCATCTGAAGAGTTCTCCCTCTATACCCTCTGCATGAAAGCGCTTTGCTTCTCACAAAACTCATATATTGCTAGGAACGACATCTTCTTTTACGCAAATTCCAAGGATACAAGTCTTCTACAGCTGGCTATAGGCTTGCTGGCAGACCTAGGACTACATAAACGCCCTAGCACCACGCACCCAGCGTTTGGATCAATCGTTGATGATGCAGCTGATTTGCGGAATGACCTTCAACCCCAACCGGGACACTCCAGTGATGATCGTCGAGCTGCACTGGGTGTTTACTACATAGCATCTAT ACGATGTAGTATTCTTGGGAAACTCTCTGGAGTAGAGTACACGTCGCGTCTCGACGAATGCACTCGACAATTGCTGCAGGATCAAGAATATCCAACCGACTTACTCTTAGTCAACCTCGTACAGATACGGCAAATCGCGATCAAGGTGAACGATGCTTTTGGGAATACGGGCGATACACTCGGCGACAAAACTTCTGGGAGCGTTCGCGCAATAGTCGTTGCCTCGATACGAAACGAGCTAGATACATTTACCAACTCCTTGCCAGAGCATCTTCAGTCAAATC acctctTACGTAGCCATTGTGCTGCCGTGCGCATACGCCTACTGGAGCCTGCTAACCACGGAAATCGACACGATCCTCTTGAACCCACCCACCTGAGATGTCGCGCAATGTGGGATTGCCTGGAGAGTACCCAAGCCCTCATCGACGCATTCCTCTTGATCCCAATCGAATCCTATCCTTCCCTCACCTTCGCCTCCATCCTCAATCTTGCCCTTGCAATCATAAAAGCCTTTAGATTACTCTGCGTGGAAGATCAAGCCTGGGACCTGCATACCGCCCAGACCATGTATAACCTCCCGGACATTCTGCAGAGGCTGAGCAAGCTGTTTGAGGAAGCCAGTCGTATTGGTAGACCACGGTGTGGCATAATGGCTAATGGTAGACCCCTGTTCTGCGAGTATGCCGAATCGTACAAGGGAATTGAGCATTGGTACATGTCCAAGGTGGGTGTGGCTCATTCCGACTTGATGGACTCGGTTGTTGCACATGATGGGGATCAGTACAAGGGCTTTGATTTTTGGAATCAGCTATCTGATTTGACGTATGGACTTGGGCCCTAG
- a CDS encoding RNA polymerase II transcription factor B subunit 2 — MSVSPAPSLQLAEYLEKLPGTTFRKLYQQPSTAFAIFRRMLPHLAKTFVMRILYSPKPILLTDLDDWVKPSAKRQKDQALSILRVLYIVQITAPSKERPQEMQLTANFKTSLRLALSGGGTHNSFGVPSNLQVPPEIDITFLDRYARRKWEDILHFVVSSVGYKSAGDVSGPNKSVKELLIAGRLVDRKPNGMVGITQAGFTFLLQEANAQVWTLLLLWLEAMDVNKGAGLEATDMLSFLFVLASMELGRAYDTNALTEQRKNMLPSLVDFGLIYIPNHKRSMFFPTRLATTLTSSGNSLRSISDGVAAATAAALQPGQSGGSGGSTTGSGQEQRGSVIIETNYRIYAYTQSTLQIAVLALFSKLSMRFPDMVAGRLSRQSIRQAINFGITADQIISYLAAHAHDQMHRTAALNNKPVLPPTVVDQIRLWQLENERMKTTSGFLFKDFEDHKEYMAVAGFAEEVGVLVWRNDVKGMFFASKHEQIRDYLRIRKKAE, encoded by the exons ATGTCAGTCAGCCCGGCGCCGTCGCTCCAGCTGGCCGAGTACCTGGAGAAGCTCCCTGGTACCACGTTCAGGAAGCTGTACCAGCAGCCCTCGACAGCCTTTGCCATCTTCCGCCGCATGCTTCCGCACCTGG CAAAAACCTTTGTCATGCGCATCCTCTACTCCCCGAAGCCGATTCTTCTGACCGACCTCGACGACTGGGTCAAACCGAGCGCCAAACGACAAAAGGACCAGGCCCTTTCCATCCTGCGCGTCCTCTACATCGTCCAGATCACGGCGCCCTCGAAAGAAAGGCCGCAGGAGATGCAGCTGACTGCCAACTTCAAGACTTCCCTTCGACTCGCCCTCTCCGGAGGAGGCACCCACAACTCGTTTGGTGTGCCCTCGAACCTCCAGGTCCCCCCCGAGATCGACATCACCTTCCTCGACCGCTACGCTAGGAGGAAATGGGAGGATATTCTGCACTTTGTCGTGTCCAGTGTCGGGTACAAGAGCGCGGGTGACGTTTCCGGACCTAATAAGAGTGTGAAGGAACTCCTCATCGCGGGCCGTCTGGTCGACCGCAAACCCAACGGCATGGTGGGCATCACGCAGGCTGGGTTTACCTTTTTGCTACAAGAGGCCAACGCCCAGGTCTGGacgctgcttcttctctggCTCGAGGCCATGGACGTTAACAAGGGCGCTGGTCTCGAGGCCACCGATATGCTGTCCTTTCTCTTTGTTCTCGCTAGCATGGAGCTGGGCCGCGCTTATGACACAAATGCGCTGACCGAGCAGCGTAAGAACATGCTTCCGTCTCTCGTCGACTTTGGCCTCATCTACATTCCTAACCACAAGCGCTCCATGTTCTTCCCGACTCGTCTAGCAACGACCCTCACGTCGAGCGGCAACAGTTTGCGCAGCATTAGCGACGGTGTAGCAGCCGCCACGGCTGCTGCTCTCCAGCCAGGCCAATCCGGTGGATCTGGTGGTAGCACGACAGGTTCTGGCCAGGAGCAGCGTGGCAGTGTCATTATCGAGACAAACTACCGCATCTATGCCTACACCCAGTCGACCCTCCAGATCGCCGTCCTGgccctcttctccaagctctCGATGCGCTTCCCGGACATGGTCGCCGGCCGCCTCTCGCGCCAGTCGATCCGCCAAGCCATCAACTTTGGCATTACGGCCGATCAAATCATCTCGTACCTGGCCGCCCACGCGCACGACCAGATGCACCGCACCGCCGCGCTCAACAACAAGCCCGTCCTGCCCCCGACGGTCGTCGACCAGATCCGCCTGTGGCAGCTCGAGAACGAGCGCATGAAGACGACTAGCGGTTTCCTGTTCAAGGATTTCGAGGATCACAAGGAGTACATGGCCGTCGCTGGCTTTGCTGAGGAGGTGGGTGTTTTAGTCTGGCGCAACGACGTCAAGGGCATGTTCTTTGCGAGCAAGCACGAGCAGATTCGTGATTACCTTCGCATccgcaagaaggccgagtAG